A genomic segment from Thermotoga neapolitana DSM 4359 encodes:
- a CDS encoding aspartate-semialdehyde dehydrogenase: protein MKVGVVGATGEVGRAMVKVLEEFNVPVTELRLFASERSVGKEIEFRGEKVKVELLTEEAMKWDCDYFLFSAGASVSRKFAPIAAENGVTVIDNSSAFRMEKDIPLVVPEVNAHLLKGYTGIIANPNCSTIQMILSIYKLHEVYGIEEIFVATYQSVSGAGHKGIEELLSQERGENVVRVFPKPIHRNVIPLIGDVQDNLFTQEEMKMINETRKILNDYSIRVYPTTVRVPVLYGHSEAVMVRLKRPFESLEKVKEIIASGEDVVVTDDLVTAVDVAGKNETYVCRLRKGDERSILFWNVADNIRVGAVTNAVRILLKHAKMNGRM, encoded by the coding sequence ATGAAAGTAGGAGTGGTAGGTGCTACAGGAGAAGTTGGACGAGCGATGGTAAAGGTTCTTGAGGAGTTCAACGTTCCGGTTACAGAACTCAGGCTGTTTGCCTCCGAAAGATCCGTGGGAAAAGAGATTGAGTTCAGAGGAGAAAAGGTAAAAGTGGAACTCCTCACAGAGGAAGCGATGAAGTGGGATTGCGATTACTTCCTGTTTTCGGCGGGTGCAAGTGTTTCACGGAAATTTGCACCCATAGCCGCTGAAAACGGAGTCACGGTGATCGACAACTCTTCTGCTTTCAGAATGGAAAAGGACATACCCCTCGTTGTTCCCGAGGTGAACGCTCATCTGCTCAAGGGGTACACAGGCATAATAGCAAATCCCAACTGTTCCACGATACAGATGATCCTGTCCATATACAAGTTGCACGAAGTTTATGGAATAGAAGAGATCTTTGTGGCAACATACCAGTCCGTTTCAGGAGCAGGTCACAAGGGTATCGAAGAACTTCTATCCCAGGAAAGAGGAGAGAATGTTGTCAGAGTGTTTCCAAAGCCAATTCACAGAAATGTCATTCCCCTCATAGGGGATGTTCAGGACAATCTCTTTACACAGGAAGAGATGAAGATGATAAACGAAACAAGGAAGATCCTCAACGATTACTCGATAAGGGTTTATCCAACAACCGTGAGGGTTCCTGTTCTTTACGGCCACTCCGAAGCAGTTATGGTGAGATTGAAGAGGCCGTTTGAGTCACTGGAGAAGGTGAAAGAGATCATAGCATCGGGAGAAGATGTTGTTGTGACGGATGATCTGGTGACAGCCGTTGACGTTGCCGGAAAGAACGAAACGTACGTCTGCAGGCTGAGAAAGGGGGACGAGCGTTCCATCCTGTTCTGGAACGTGGCGGACAACATCCGTGTGGGTGCCGTAACCAATGCGGTGAGAATCTTGCTGAAGCACGCAAAGATGAACGGAAGGATGTGA
- the dapF gene encoding diaminopimelate epimerase codes for MVCYSANGNTFLMVDNTEKKISENEKPDFVRNHVGDLDGVIFVEKVGEKFFMDYYNRDGSMATFCGNGARAFSQYLIDRGWVKQRKFTFLSRAGEIKVFLDDGIWVRMPAVSEVKELEVDGYRGHFVVVGVPHFILEVKNVDEVDVEKLGRLLRHKTNANVDFYEVAQGFLKVRTYERGVERETKACGTGVTAVFFVHHSRTGSKEMKVLVPGGTLFLREENGEIYLKGDVRRCSEE; via the coding sequence GTGGTCTGCTATTCTGCGAACGGAAACACTTTCCTGATGGTAGACAATACCGAAAAAAAGATCTCCGAGAACGAAAAGCCCGATTTTGTGCGAAATCATGTTGGTGATCTGGATGGTGTGATATTCGTAGAAAAAGTGGGCGAGAAGTTCTTCATGGATTATTACAATCGTGATGGAAGCATGGCAACCTTCTGTGGAAACGGTGCCCGTGCTTTTTCGCAGTATCTGATAGACAGAGGATGGGTGAAACAGAGAAAATTCACCTTTCTTTCAAGAGCGGGGGAAATAAAGGTTTTCCTGGACGATGGAATCTGGGTGAGGATGCCTGCTGTTTCAGAAGTGAAAGAACTCGAAGTGGACGGTTACAGGGGACATTTTGTGGTGGTGGGGGTTCCCCATTTCATTCTTGAAGTGAAGAACGTGGATGAAGTGGATGTGGAGAAACTCGGAAGGCTCTTGAGACACAAAACCAATGCCAACGTCGACTTTTATGAGGTTGCCCAGGGCTTTCTGAAGGTAAGAACGTACGAACGTGGTGTGGAGAGGGAAACGAAAGCCTGTGGAACTGGTGTAACTGCTGTTTTCTTCGTGCACCACAGCAGAACAGGTTCTAAGGAGATGAAAGTTCTGGTACCCGGGGGAACGCTTTTCCTCAGAGAAGAGAATGGGGAAATCTATTTGAAGGGGGATGTGAGAAGATGTTCAGAGGAGTAG
- a CDS encoding 2,3-bisphosphoglycerate-independent phosphoglycerate mutase — translation MLDKQKFVSKLVTTNDTKIVLLVMDGLGDIPVNGKTPLQAASTPNLDSLAKESDLGQTVPVLPGITPGSGPGHLSLFGYDPIKYQIGRGILEALGIGVEVGEKDVVARANFATWDGNVVLDRRAGRPATEESAKVVQLLSEKIKKIEDVEITFYPGKEHRFVVKFTGEGLGDRVTDADPQKEGHPMVWAEGLDEPSKKTARIANELIRKIAEVLKDNPKINFALIRGFSKYPDLPKFPEIYKLRAGAIATYPMYRGLAKLVGMEIIETGQTVEDEINTLKEKWNDFDFFYVHVKKTDSYGEDGKFDEKVKVIEEVDRVIPEILALKPDVLVITGDHSTPVPLKAHSWHPVPLLIWSRYTRRGLSQAFNEFECARGTLGTIHASDVMTLALAYAGRLEKFGA, via the coding sequence ATGCTTGATAAACAGAAGTTCGTCTCAAAACTTGTAACAACAAACGATACGAAGATAGTCCTGCTTGTGATGGACGGGCTTGGAGACATTCCGGTGAACGGCAAGACTCCCCTTCAGGCAGCCAGCACACCGAATCTCGACAGCCTGGCAAAAGAGAGCGACCTTGGCCAGACCGTTCCAGTCCTTCCCGGCATCACTCCAGGAAGCGGTCCTGGACACCTTTCACTTTTTGGATACGACCCCATAAAGTATCAGATAGGAAGAGGCATCCTTGAGGCGCTGGGTATAGGTGTTGAAGTTGGTGAAAAAGATGTTGTTGCCAGAGCAAACTTTGCAACCTGGGACGGGAACGTGGTGCTCGACAGAAGGGCAGGAAGGCCTGCCACGGAAGAATCTGCGAAGGTGGTTCAACTTCTTTCAGAAAAGATCAAGAAGATCGAGGACGTGGAAATCACGTTCTATCCCGGTAAAGAACACAGGTTCGTGGTGAAGTTCACCGGTGAAGGTCTTGGCGACAGAGTAACGGACGCAGATCCCCAGAAAGAAGGGCATCCGATGGTCTGGGCAGAAGGGCTGGATGAACCTTCGAAGAAGACGGCAAGGATCGCCAACGAGTTGATCAGGAAAATAGCAGAGGTTCTGAAGGACAACCCGAAGATAAACTTTGCCCTCATCAGAGGATTTTCCAAATATCCTGATCTTCCCAAATTCCCGGAGATCTACAAGTTGAGGGCTGGAGCCATCGCAACCTATCCGATGTACAGGGGCCTTGCGAAACTTGTGGGAATGGAGATAATCGAAACGGGACAAACCGTCGAAGATGAAATCAACACTCTGAAAGAAAAATGGAACGATTTCGATTTCTTCTACGTTCACGTGAAGAAAACGGACTCTTACGGTGAAGACGGAAAGTTCGATGAAAAGGTGAAGGTGATAGAGGAAGTTGACAGAGTGATACCGGAGATCCTCGCATTGAAACCGGACGTTCTTGTGATCACAGGAGATCATTCCACGCCCGTTCCACTGAAGGCCCACAGCTGGCATCCCGTTCCTCTTCTCATCTGGTCCAGGTACACGAGAAGAGGTTTGTCTCAGGCCTTCAACGAATTCGAGTGCGCAAGAGGTACCCTTGGAACGATACACGCCAGCGACGTCATGACGCTTGCTCTTGCGTACGCTGGAAGGCTGGAAAAGTTCGGAGCATGA
- a CDS encoding ComEC/Rec2 family competence protein, with protein sequence MILIFFSLCLGALLGALFRFPWYVFFPAAIPLWRKNKEISIAVLFILSGAFLYSLGTLPPGNYELVGLVEGSRVTRVKVFQGEWKKVRPIRIRTSKDGFIYAVGYYDGSIFHPSYLKELEKPSLRRLREEFSKEVRGTAFSLLFGEKDNAVYRSGLGHFFAVSGLHVGIAFSLYTTLISFFTWRRMYQELVALLLLIPYVLSVNTPSVLRAYLTILLWKVLRTLGFKTTPSYITATVGSLMIVLDPTVLFTPSFLLSFFVTLSILNSKNIFELVVKAYLASLPFLCLFFGETNVSALLFSIPMSFAVIPVTWVSHLSFLLFLLGLKTPSMVAADVANIVSFPVDVLVRLSNMMPIIPLPKFLFFVLIPVPLILLFDIRGIIRRTSGRAIL encoded by the coding sequence ATGATATTGATCTTCTTTTCTCTGTGTCTGGGGGCGCTTCTGGGCGCCCTCTTTCGTTTTCCCTGGTATGTGTTCTTTCCCGCTGCAATTCCACTCTGGAGAAAAAACAAAGAAATTTCAATTGCTGTGCTCTTCATCCTTTCTGGTGCCTTCTTGTACTCACTTGGAACACTTCCACCTGGAAACTACGAACTTGTAGGACTTGTGGAAGGATCCCGTGTGACACGTGTGAAGGTATTTCAGGGAGAGTGGAAAAAGGTCCGCCCTATCAGGATAAGAACCTCAAAAGATGGGTTCATCTACGCGGTAGGGTACTACGACGGCAGCATCTTTCATCCATCCTACTTGAAAGAACTGGAGAAACCTTCTCTGAGAAGACTGAGAGAAGAGTTTTCAAAAGAAGTGCGGGGAACAGCCTTTTCTCTTCTCTTTGGAGAGAAAGATAACGCCGTGTACAGAAGTGGACTTGGTCACTTTTTTGCCGTTTCAGGTCTTCATGTGGGAATTGCCTTTTCTCTTTACACAACGCTCATTTCTTTTTTCACATGGAGGCGGATGTATCAAGAGCTTGTGGCTCTCCTTCTTCTAATTCCCTACGTGCTTTCCGTGAACACCCCCTCTGTTTTGAGGGCCTATCTGACCATACTGCTCTGGAAAGTTCTCAGGACACTTGGTTTCAAAACAACTCCCTCTTATATAACGGCAACGGTGGGGTCTTTGATGATCGTTCTTGACCCCACCGTTCTTTTCACTCCCTCTTTTCTTCTGTCCTTTTTCGTGACACTGAGTATCCTGAACTCGAAGAACATTTTTGAACTCGTCGTGAAAGCCTACCTTGCTTCCCTTCCATTCCTCTGTCTTTTCTTCGGTGAAACGAACGTTTCGGCACTCCTTTTTTCTATTCCGATGTCTTTTGCCGTGATACCTGTTACGTGGGTTTCTCATCTTTCCTTCCTTCTTTTTCTGCTGGGCCTGAAGACTCCATCGATGGTAGCAGCAGACGTAGCAAACATCGTATCGTTTCCTGTGGATGTACTCGTAAGACTTTCGAACATGATGCCCATCATCCCTCTTCCGAAATTTCTGTTCTTTGTCCTGATTCCGGTGCCTTTGATTCTTCTTTTTGACATTCGGGGCATAATCCGTAGAACTTCAGGTCGTGCCATTTTATGA
- the rimP gene encoding ribosome maturation factor RimP — translation MFEEMIVEKVRKEAERIAEKQGLEIFDIQYRRESRGWVLRVVIDNPVGYVSVRDCELFSRELERFLDREDLIEHSYTLEVSSPGLDRPLRGPKDYQRFTGKLAKIITKDGKTFIGRIESFVDGIVTISDEKGKHEIDIEDVRKANLEIEF, via the coding sequence ATGTTCGAAGAGATGATTGTAGAAAAGGTTAGAAAAGAAGCGGAAAGAATTGCTGAAAAGCAAGGCCTGGAAATCTTCGACATACAGTACAGAAGAGAAAGCAGAGGCTGGGTCCTCAGGGTCGTTATAGACAACCCGGTGGGATACGTGAGTGTGAGAGACTGCGAACTCTTTTCCAGAGAACTGGAGAGGTTTCTGGATAGAGAAGATCTCATAGAGCATTCGTACACTCTCGAAGTGTCGTCTCCTGGACTCGACAGACCCTTGAGGGGTCCGAAGGATTATCAAAGATTCACCGGGAAACTTGCGAAAATCATCACAAAAGATGGAAAAACGTTCATAGGAAGAATCGAATCCTTCGTCGATGGAATAGTAACCATCTCCGATGAGAAAGGAAAACACGAGATAGACATCGAAGATGTGAGGAAGGCAAATCTGGAAATAGAATTTTAA
- a CDS encoding Fur family transcriptional regulator, protein MYEELRNELKKRKYRITAQREMILKIFLESKGRHLGVDEVYRELLNRNVRVSKATVYRAVELLVELGFLRKLNFGEGLYRYELIDRSTRESHQHVICQKCGKIVEINSEQVKKIVSDISEKTGYVIKWHDLKFYGLCPECQKEESKAPESGQRTEISEEG, encoded by the coding sequence ATGTACGAAGAACTGAGAAATGAATTGAAAAAAAGGAAATACAGAATCACCGCTCAGAGGGAAATGATCCTCAAGATCTTTCTTGAATCCAAAGGAAGGCATCTGGGTGTGGATGAAGTCTATCGGGAACTTTTGAACAGAAACGTCAGAGTAAGCAAAGCCACAGTTTACAGAGCGGTGGAACTTCTGGTCGAACTTGGGTTCTTGAGAAAGTTAAACTTCGGAGAAGGACTGTACAGATACGAGCTGATAGATCGAAGCACACGCGAATCGCATCAGCATGTGATTTGTCAGAAATGCGGAAAAATAGTCGAGATCAACTCAGAACAGGTCAAAAAGATCGTGTCGGACATTTCAGAAAAGACGGGGTACGTCATAAAATGGCACGACCTGAAGTTCTACGGATTATGCCCCGAATGTCAAAAAGAAGAATCAAAGGCACCGGAATCAGGACAAAGAACAGAAATTTCGGAAGAGGGATGA
- the dapB gene encoding 4-hydroxy-tetrahydrodipicolinate reductase, whose translation MKYGIVGYSGRMGQEIQKVFSEKGHELVLKVDVNGKEIKDSPDVIVDFSSADALPETVDLCRKYKSALVLGTTALKEEHFEMLRELSKEVPVVQSYNFSIGINVLKRFLSELSKVLSDWDVEIVEAHHRFKKDAPSGTAILLKNALGKEVPIHSLRIGGIPGDHVIVFGNVGETIEIKHRAISRTVFAIGALKAAEFLVGREPGFYSFEEIVFGGE comes from the coding sequence ATGAAGTATGGAATCGTGGGGTACTCCGGGCGTATGGGACAGGAGATTCAAAAGGTATTCTCCGAAAAGGGACACGAACTCGTCTTAAAGGTGGATGTGAACGGCAAAGAGATAAAAGACTCACCCGACGTGATCGTGGACTTTTCCTCGGCGGATGCTTTACCAGAAACCGTTGATCTGTGCAGAAAATACAAATCTGCCCTTGTTCTGGGGACCACTGCCTTGAAGGAAGAACATTTCGAGATGCTGAGAGAACTTTCAAAAGAAGTTCCCGTCGTTCAGTCTTACAATTTCTCCATAGGGATAAACGTTCTGAAAAGGTTCCTTTCGGAACTTTCGAAGGTTCTTTCAGACTGGGACGTGGAGATCGTGGAGGCGCACCATCGTTTCAAGAAGGACGCCCCCTCCGGAACTGCAATCCTTCTGAAAAATGCCCTGGGAAAGGAAGTTCCCATTCACTCTTTGAGGATCGGTGGAATACCCGGTGATCATGTGATCGTGTTTGGAAACGTGGGTGAAACGATAGAGATAAAGCACAGGGCGATCTCCCGAACGGTCTTCGCCATAGGAGCATTGAAAGCCGCTGAATTTCTCGTTGGAAGAGAACCTGGTTTTTACAGTTTCGAAGAGATCGTGTTTGGAGGTGAATGA
- the dapD gene encoding 2,3,4,5-tetrahydropyridine-2,6-dicarboxylate N-acetyltransferase produces the protein MDAREIIEMIAKSKKKTPIVAYIKGKLDGIDFSKFKFFGNDQFGVLFGEYEDFRELLEKYGEKIEDYHLEVKARNSALPLADITKYRARIEPGAIIRDMVEIGEGAVIMMGAVINVGAVIGEGTMIDMNAVVGGRAIIGKKCHIGAGAVIAGVIEPPSAKPVVIEDEVVVGANAVILEGVTVGKGSVVAAGAVVTKDVPPYTVVAGVPARVIKQIDEKTKEKTRIVDELRNLE, from the coding sequence GTGGATGCAAGAGAGATCATAGAGATGATAGCAAAGTCAAAAAAGAAAACTCCCATTGTCGCTTACATAAAGGGAAAACTCGATGGGATAGATTTCTCTAAATTCAAGTTTTTCGGTAACGATCAGTTTGGAGTTCTTTTTGGAGAGTACGAGGACTTCAGAGAGTTACTCGAAAAGTATGGTGAAAAGATAGAAGACTACCATCTGGAAGTGAAGGCAAGAAACTCCGCCCTTCCTCTTGCAGACATCACCAAGTACAGGGCTCGAATCGAACCGGGTGCGATCATAAGGGATATGGTGGAAATCGGTGAAGGTGCCGTGATCATGATGGGAGCAGTGATAAACGTTGGAGCGGTGATTGGTGAGGGAACAATGATAGACATGAACGCTGTCGTGGGTGGAAGGGCCATCATAGGAAAGAAATGTCACATTGGAGCGGGTGCGGTTATCGCCGGTGTTATAGAACCTCCAAGTGCAAAGCCAGTGGTAATAGAAGATGAGGTGGTTGTCGGAGCAAACGCTGTGATACTGGAGGGTGTCACGGTTGGAAAGGGGTCTGTGGTGGCTGCCGGAGCCGTTGTAACAAAAGATGTTCCGCCGTACACCGTGGTTGCAGGTGTGCCTGCGCGTGTGATAAAGCAGATAGACGAAAAGACAAAGGAAAAGACCAGGATCGTTGACGAATTGAGAAATCTCGAATGA
- the dapA gene encoding 4-hydroxy-tetrahydrodipicolinate synthase: MFRGVGTAIVTPFKNGELDLEAYERLVRYQLDGGVSALIVLGTTGEAPTVNDDERERLVSKTLEIVDGKIPVIVGAGTNSTEKTLKLVKQAEKLGADGVLIVTPYYNKPTQEGLYQHYKYISERTDLKIIVYNVPGRTGVNVLPETAARIASDLKNVVGIKEANGDIDQIDRTVTLTKSARSDFMVWSGNDDRTFYLLCAGGDGVISVVSNVAPKQMSDLCAEFFSGNIEKAREIHRKLRPLMKALFVETNPIPVKAALSLMGYVENELRLPLVPASEKTVELLKGVLRESGLL; the protein is encoded by the coding sequence ATGTTCAGAGGAGTAGGAACTGCGATCGTCACACCTTTCAAAAACGGAGAACTCGATCTGGAGGCTTACGAGAGACTGGTCAGGTATCAACTTGATGGTGGCGTGAGTGCGCTGATCGTTCTTGGAACGACAGGAGAAGCTCCCACGGTGAACGATGACGAGAGGGAAAGACTTGTCTCAAAAACTCTCGAAATCGTTGATGGAAAGATTCCCGTGATTGTGGGTGCCGGGACGAACTCCACGGAAAAAACCCTGAAACTTGTCAAACAGGCAGAAAAACTTGGAGCCGACGGTGTGCTCATAGTCACTCCCTACTACAACAAACCCACTCAGGAAGGGCTCTACCAGCACTACAAATACATTTCAGAAAGAACAGACCTGAAGATCATCGTCTACAACGTTCCGGGAAGAACAGGGGTGAACGTTCTTCCGGAAACCGCTGCAAGGATAGCATCCGATCTCAAGAACGTTGTCGGAATAAAAGAGGCCAATGGAGATATCGACCAGATAGACAGAACAGTCACCCTTACCAAGAGCGCAAGAAGTGATTTCATGGTCTGGTCTGGAAACGACGACAGAACGTTCTATTTGCTGTGTGCAGGTGGAGACGGTGTGATCTCTGTGGTGTCCAACGTGGCACCGAAACAGATGTCTGACCTTTGTGCCGAGTTCTTCAGCGGAAATATCGAAAAAGCAAGGGAGATCCACAGAAAACTCAGACCACTCATGAAGGCCCTCTTTGTGGAGACGAACCCAATACCTGTAAAGGCTGCTCTTTCTCTCATGGGTTATGTGGAAAACGAGTTGAGATTGCCTCTTGTTCCCGCAAGTGAAAAGACTGTGGAGCTCCTCAAGGGAGTTCTCAGGGAGAGTGGTCTGTTATGA
- the nusA gene encoding transcription termination factor NusA: MNIGLLEALDQLEEEKGISKEEVIPILEKALVSAYRKNFGSSKNVEVVIDRNTGNIKVYQLLEVVENVEDSTTQISLEEAKKLDPTAEIGSIIKKELDVKNFGRIAAQTAKQVLIQRIRELEKEKQFEKYSELKGTVTTAEVIRVTSDWADIRIGKLETRLPKKEWIPGEEIKPGDLVKVYIIDVVKTTKGPKILVSRRVPEFVIGLMKLEIPEIENGIVEIKAIAREPGVRTKVAVTSNNPNVDPIGACIGEGGSRIAAILRELKGEKLDVLKWSDDPKQLIANALAPATVIEVEILDKENRAARVLVPPTQLSLAIGKGGQNARLAAKLTGWKIDIKPIMNL, translated from the coding sequence ATGAACATAGGCTTGCTCGAGGCTCTGGATCAGCTTGAGGAGGAGAAAGGAATATCCAAAGAAGAGGTTATTCCCATTCTGGAAAAGGCTCTGGTGAGCGCCTACAGGAAGAATTTTGGAAGTTCAAAAAATGTCGAAGTGGTGATAGACCGAAACACCGGAAACATAAAGGTGTATCAGTTGCTCGAAGTGGTGGAAAATGTGGAGGATTCCACCACTCAGATCTCTCTGGAAGAGGCAAAGAAACTCGACCCAACAGCAGAGATAGGTTCGATCATCAAAAAAGAACTTGATGTTAAAAACTTCGGAAGAATCGCAGCCCAAACCGCAAAACAGGTGCTCATTCAGAGGATTAGAGAACTGGAGAAGGAAAAACAGTTCGAAAAGTACTCAGAACTCAAAGGAACGGTTACAACCGCTGAGGTGATAAGAGTTACGAGCGATTGGGCAGACATCCGAATTGGAAAACTAGAAACCAGGCTTCCAAAGAAAGAATGGATCCCCGGTGAGGAAATAAAGCCGGGAGACCTGGTGAAGGTCTATATCATCGACGTAGTGAAAACGACAAAAGGCCCAAAGATTCTTGTAAGCAGAAGGGTGCCTGAGTTCGTCATCGGACTCATGAAACTGGAAATTCCGGAGATAGAAAATGGCATCGTGGAAATAAAAGCCATCGCCAGAGAACCTGGTGTGAGAACGAAAGTGGCTGTGACATCCAACAATCCAAATGTCGATCCGATAGGTGCGTGCATAGGTGAGGGTGGCTCCAGGATCGCAGCCATACTCAGAGAACTCAAAGGTGAAAAACTGGACGTTTTGAAATGGTCAGACGATCCAAAACAGCTCATAGCGAACGCCCTGGCCCCTGCCACCGTCATAGAAGTGGAGATACTCGACAAAGAAAACAGAGCGGCGCGTGTACTTGTACCGCCAACGCAGCTCTCTCTTGCCATAGGAAAAGGTGGCCAGAACGCCAGGCTCGCAGCAAAACTCACAGGATGGAAGATAGATATCAAACCCATTATGAACCTATGA